One region of Culex pipiens pallens isolate TS chromosome 2, TS_CPP_V2, whole genome shotgun sequence genomic DNA includes:
- the LOC128092898 gene encoding uncharacterized protein LOC128092898: MPLPDVDLSQFNILPQDDGTMVVNGTVKIINGFGNPTRWNMYSKRQEQGKWNPGIISRDIPNFCAVLQLPTESWYQFTRHLKQGHCPIKAGYSESFDDLNIGNVASAFEIPASFIGDWRIYNEITTFRNGRLEKECYMVPATIAEV; encoded by the exons ATGCCGCTACCCGATGTGGATCTGTCCCAGTTTAACATACTGCCTCAAGATGATGGAACCATGGTGGTGAATGGAACGGTCAAGATCATCAACGGCTTCGGGAATCCTACCAGG TGGAACATGTATTCTAAACGGCAGGAGCAAGGCAAATGGAACCCTGGAATAATCTCGCGAGATATCCCCAATTTTTGCGCGGTTCTCCAACTGCCAACCGAATCGTGGTACCAATTTACTAGACATTTAAAGCAGGGACACTGTCCGATCAAAGCTGGG TACTCGGAAAGCTTCGACGACTTAAACATTGGAAACGTGGCGTCTGCGTTCGAGATTCCAGCATCGTTCATCGGCGATTGGAGAATCTACAACGAAATCACCACCTTCCGAAATGGGCGTCTCGAAAAGGAGTGCTACATGGTTCCGGCCACAATCGCCGAGGTTTAG
- the LOC128092639 gene encoding uncharacterized protein LOC128092639, translated as MPGIDTSNFQILPQPDGSITVNGTARFTKDYGNPTRWKLYTKRLERGKWVPGIVSRDIPNVCPVLQMPHELWYPFTRLMRRKFCPFKAGEDPW; from the exons ATGCCTGGAATAGATACGTCAAACTTTCAGATTTTACCTCAACCAGACGGATCGATTACGGTGAACGGAACCGCTAGATTCACGAAGGACTATGGCAATCCTACCAGA TGGAAGCTCTACACCAAACGGCTGGAGCGAGGAAAGTGGGTTCCGGGCATTGTTTCGCGGGACATTCCGAACGTCTGTCCGGTTCTGCAAATGCCGCACGAATTGTGGTATCCGTTCACTAGGCTGATGCGGCGGAAATTTTGTCCCTTCAAAGCTGGG GAAGATCCGTGGTag